A portion of the Methanomicrobia archaeon genome contains these proteins:
- a CDS encoding phosphoenolpyruvate carboxykinase (GTP) produces MNVLKGRLGAENYQKLMKIANPELHHFIATYVELCNPDRVFVCTDSPEDIQHVRQEAIRAGEEMELALSGHTVHFDGYYDQARDKKNTKFLLPEGVDLGSNINAMDRAEGLKEIREILKDIMQGHQLFVRFFCLGPLNSEFSIPCLQLTDSGYVAHSEDLLYRQGYEEFVRLGKAARFLKFVHSAGELDERKTSKNIAKRRVYIDLEDETVYTANTQYGGNTIGLKKLAMRPAIKRASQEGWLTEHMFIMGVHGPSDRITYFTGAFPSLCGKTSTSMIKGESIVGDDIAYLRAKAGVLRAVNPEKGIFGIIQGVNSRDDRIIWGALHSPGAVIFSNVLVTEEKGVYWIGKDGKPPKRGFNHSGAWQLGKQDAEGNEIPPSHPNARFTLDMKRLENVDPELDNPDGVVIGGIIYGGRDSDTKVPVEESFDWVHGVITMGAALESETTAATLGQEGVRKINPMSNLDFLSIPLGDYITHHLKFDTKLQKPPRIFSVNYFLRDAAGRFVNDKTDKAVWLKWMERRSHNEVEAIKTPTGLIPKYDDLKQLFKAVLDKEYPLEDYVEQFTVRIAENLAKIERVTEFYKTEVPDTPQELFTVLEEQRERLIDAQKDYGDHIPPFEFA; encoded by the coding sequence ATCAGAAACTTATGAAGATCGCTAACCCCGAGCTTCATCATTTTATTGCTACGTACGTCGAGCTGTGCAATCCGGATAGGGTGTTCGTCTGCACGGATTCGCCGGAAGATATCCAGCATGTCAGGCAAGAAGCGATAAGAGCTGGAGAGGAAATGGAGCTTGCGTTGAGCGGGCATACGGTCCATTTCGACGGCTATTATGACCAAGCACGGGATAAGAAGAATACGAAGTTCCTTCTACCGGAAGGTGTTGATTTAGGCTCGAATATAAACGCGATGGATAGAGCGGAGGGGCTCAAAGAGATTCGTGAGATACTGAAAGACATCATGCAGGGGCATCAGTTGTTTGTGCGCTTCTTCTGTTTGGGGCCGCTCAATTCGGAGTTTTCTATCCCCTGTCTCCAGCTCACCGATTCCGGCTATGTGGCGCATTCGGAAGACCTGCTGTATCGGCAGGGCTACGAGGAATTCGTGCGATTGGGTAAAGCGGCGCGGTTCTTAAAGTTCGTGCATTCCGCAGGCGAACTGGACGAGCGGAAGACCTCAAAGAATATTGCTAAACGGCGGGTGTATATCGATCTTGAGGATGAAACGGTGTACACTGCGAATACGCAGTACGGCGGCAATACGATAGGCCTCAAGAAGCTGGCTATGCGCCCTGCAATAAAGAGAGCGTCACAAGAAGGGTGGCTCACTGAGCACATGTTCATCATGGGTGTGCACGGCCCAAGTGACCGGATAACGTACTTTACCGGCGCCTTTCCTTCGCTCTGTGGCAAGACTTCTACGTCGATGATAAAAGGGGAGAGCATCGTTGGTGATGATATCGCGTACTTACGGGCAAAAGCGGGCGTGCTACGTGCAGTAAACCCGGAGAAGGGTATATTTGGCATTATACAGGGCGTAAACTCCCGGGATGACCGCATTATCTGGGGCGCACTCCATAGCCCGGGCGCGGTCATTTTTTCTAATGTCCTGGTCACGGAAGAAAAGGGTGTCTACTGGATTGGTAAGGATGGCAAACCGCCTAAAAGAGGGTTCAACCATTCGGGAGCATGGCAGCTTGGGAAGCAGGATGCCGAGGGTAACGAGATACCGCCGTCACATCCAAATGCACGGTTCACTCTGGACATGAAGCGGTTAGAGAACGTGGACCCCGAACTTGACAATCCTGATGGCGTCGTTATCGGCGGGATAATCTACGGTGGACGCGACTCAGACACGAAAGTGCCGGTAGAAGAATCCTTTGATTGGGTGCACGGGGTTATTACCATGGGCGCGGCACTGGAGTCAGAAACGACCGCGGCAACGTTGGGGCAAGAAGGAGTGCGAAAAATCAACCCAATGTCAAACCTCGATTTCCTCTCCATTCCCCTTGGTGACTATATAACGCACCATCTAAAATTCGACACGAAATTGCAAAAGCCGCCTCGTATATTCTCCGTGAATTACTTCTTACGAGACGCGGCGGGCAGATTCGTGAACGATAAAACGGACAAAGCGGTCTGGCTCAAATGGATGGAACGGCGCTCACATAATGAAGTTGAGGCTATAAAGACGCCTACCGGACTCATACCGAAATACGACGACCTCAAGCAGCTGTTTAAAGCGGTACTTGATAAGGAATATCCCCTAGAGGATTACGTCGAACAATTCACGGTGCGGATCGCGGAGAACTTAGCGAAGATCGAGCGCGTGACGGAGTTCTACAAGACAGAAGTTCCTGATACGCCGCAAGAGCTCTTTACGGTCTTGGAAGAGCAACGAGAAAGGCTCATCGATGCGCAGAAGGACTATGGGGATCACATACCGCCCTTTGAGTTCGCTTAG
- a CDS encoding GDP-mannose 4,6-dehydratase: MRILVTGGAGFVGSHVAEYYAKQGDDVVVFDNLSRSELLGYEAVDVLYNWNYLKQYEMIELIKGDIRDADKLTELAKDVDVLIHTAAQTAVTTSLENPKTDFEINALGTFNVLEAARLSEVNPCLIYCSTNKVYGDNVNKIAVLESSKRYEFADDIYREGIPEDFPTDLCEHTPYGASKFTGDIYVQDYARVYGLKTGVFRMSCIYGTRQFGVEDQGWVAWFTIATLLGKPITIYGDGKQVRDVLYINDLVKVYDLFITSNSKQEVFNIGGGYENTLSLLELLDSVEEITSKRTKVGYSNWRPSDQKVYISDISKAKEELGWRPEVNPREGVEKLVEWVRANKALF; encoded by the coding sequence ATGAGAATATTAGTAACGGGCGGCGCGGGCTTTGTGGGAAGCCATGTTGCGGAATATTATGCAAAACAGGGCGACGATGTTGTGGTATTTGATAATCTCTCTCGTTCGGAGCTTTTGGGCTATGAAGCAGTAGATGTGCTGTATAACTGGAATTATCTCAAGCAGTACGAAATGATCGAGTTAATCAAGGGTGATATTCGAGATGCGGATAAACTAACAGAATTAGCGAAGGATGTGGATGTACTTATTCATACAGCGGCGCAGACGGCGGTGACCACATCCCTAGAGAATCCAAAAACCGACTTTGAGATTAATGCACTTGGAACCTTTAATGTGTTAGAAGCAGCACGATTAAGTGAAGTCAATCCCTGTCTGATTTACTGCTCGACGAACAAAGTTTACGGCGATAACGTTAACAAAATAGCGGTTCTTGAATCCTCGAAGAGATATGAATTTGCTGATGATATCTATCGGGAAGGGATACCAGAGGATTTTCCGACCGATTTGTGCGAACATACGCCCTACGGGGCCTCAAAATTTACGGGTGATATCTACGTGCAGGATTACGCACGTGTTTATGGCTTGAAAACCGGAGTCTTCAGGATGAGTTGCATCTACGGAACAAGGCAATTTGGTGTTGAAGACCAAGGGTGGGTTGCGTGGTTCACGATTGCGACATTGTTAGGTAAGCCGATCACGATTTATGGCGATGGAAAACAGGTTAGAGATGTTTTGTATATTAATGATTTAGTTAAAGTTTACGATTTGTTTATCACTAGTAATTCAAAGCAGGAAGTGTTCAATATCGGCGGCGGGTATGAAAACACTTTATCCCTTCTGGAGCTTTTGGATTCCGTAGAAGAGATAACGAGCAAACGGACAAAAGTGGGTTATTCTAACTGGCGACCCTCCGACCAGAAGGTATATATCTCAGATATATCAAAAGCGAAGGAAGAGCTGGGATGGAGACCAGAAGTCAATCCGAGAGAAGGTGTTGAGAAGTTAGTGGAGTGGGTGAGGGCGAATAAGGCCCTTTTTTGA
- the tfb gene encoding transcription initiation factor IIB (stabilizes TBP binding to an archaeal box-A promoter; responsible for recruiting RNA polymerase II to the pre-initiation complex), whose protein sequence is MSERIRKCPECGSKSIVVDSKHAELYCADCGVVLVEDIVDLGPEWRSYDEEQAAKRIRTGPPMSYRIHDKGLGTPMPGLPARTKRLRGISIDSSDKTLALALVEIDRMACALKLPNNIKEETSVLYRKAMKKSLIKGRSIEELVSAMLYITCRRYEVPRTLKEIAAVSRSPLKKIRRAYIFLIRKLEIKLAPADPALYIPRFCSNLGLSEEIRERAIEILKDDKGTGVAKGWGPIGTASAAIYIAAILSGEKITEKEIAKVAGTTEITIRDRYKELVNRLNIDILSPYASREGGNLMGLGIT, encoded by the coding sequence ATGAGTGAGAGAATACGGAAATGTCCCGAATGTGGATCGAAAAGTATTGTGGTAGATTCTAAGCATGCTGAACTTTATTGTGCTGACTGTGGGGTGGTATTAGTCGAGGATATCGTTGACCTCGGCCCCGAATGGCGTTCTTACGACGAAGAGCAAGCTGCTAAGAGGATACGTACCGGCCCACCTATGAGTTATCGGATACACGACAAGGGGTTGGGTACACCGATGCCTGGGCTGCCGGCACGCACGAAACGATTGCGAGGCATAAGCATCGACTCCAGTGATAAGACCCTTGCCCTCGCGCTCGTGGAGATCGACCGGATGGCGTGTGCACTGAAGTTGCCAAACAACATCAAGGAGGAGACGTCGGTATTGTACCGAAAGGCGATGAAGAAGAGTCTGATTAAGGGGCGGAGTATCGAGGAACTGGTCTCTGCGATGCTTTATATTACGTGCCGACGGTATGAAGTCCCGCGAACGCTCAAGGAGATCGCGGCGGTCTCAAGGAGTCCCCTGAAAAAGATACGAAGGGCATATATCTTCCTTATAAGGAAATTGGAGATAAAGCTCGCTCCGGCCGATCCTGCGCTTTACATCCCCCGCTTCTGCTCTAACCTTGGGTTGAGCGAGGAGATCCGGGAGCGTGCGATAGAAATACTGAAGGATGACAAGGGTACCGGCGTGGCGAAGGGCTGGGGGCCGATTGGTACCGCCTCGGCCGCAATTTATATCGCGGCGATTTTAAGTGGCGAGAAGATAACGGAGAAGGAGATAGCCAAAGTCGCGGGCACCACGGAGATTACCATTCGGGATAGATACAAGGAGCTGGTGAACCGATTAAACATAGATATCCTTTCGCCATACGCGTCGCGAGAAGGGGGTAATCTTATGGGTCTGGGGATTACGTAA
- a CDS encoding NAD-dependent epimerase/dehydratase family protein: MMKILVTGGAGFIGSHLVDKLVEKGSEVLVLDNLEPQVHTKGKPDYLNKKATYRFEDIRDERVLAKAVEDTEVVFHQAAAVGVGQSMYQVEKYVDVNTMATAKLLDVLVNEEHSVKKVIVASSMSIYGEGAYECEDCGIVHPKLRTEEQLKRREWEMRCPNCGKIVHPIATSEDKPLQPTSIYAITKRDQEEMCLTVGRAYGIPTVALRYFNVYGPRQSLNNPYTGVCAIFSSRIKNDNPPLIFEEGLQSRDLVSVHDIVEANLLAMENATANYEAFNVGTGNPTNILDIAQVLLGLYNKDKVLEPEITQKYRAGDIRHCFADITKLTKKLGYKPTVDFETGMQEFVKWGEREEAEDKFKVAHKELLKRGLVER; this comes from the coding sequence ATCATGAAAATTTTAGTAACGGGCGGCGCAGGGTTCATTGGAAGCCATCTGGTGGATAAGCTCGTGGAGAAGGGCAGCGAAGTATTGGTGCTCGATAACCTGGAGCCGCAGGTCCATACAAAAGGAAAGCCAGATTATCTTAACAAAAAGGCAACCTATCGTTTTGAAGATATCCGAGATGAACGGGTTCTAGCTAAGGCGGTCGAAGATACTGAGGTAGTGTTTCATCAAGCTGCTGCGGTAGGCGTTGGTCAGAGCATGTATCAGGTCGAGAAATACGTGGACGTGAACACGATGGCGACGGCAAAGCTGCTGGATGTGTTAGTGAACGAAGAGCATTCAGTGAAAAAAGTGATTGTTGCCTCTTCGATGAGCATTTACGGCGAAGGCGCATATGAATGCGAAGATTGCGGTATCGTACATCCGAAGCTGAGAACAGAGGAGCAGTTAAAGAGAAGAGAATGGGAAATGCGATGTCCAAATTGCGGTAAAATCGTACACCCAATCGCTACGAGCGAAGATAAGCCATTACAACCGACGTCGATTTATGCTATCACGAAACGGGACCAGGAAGAGATGTGTTTAACCGTTGGTAGGGCATACGGCATTCCTACTGTTGCACTTCGCTATTTTAATGTCTATGGACCACGACAATCACTTAACAATCCCTATACGGGCGTCTGCGCGATTTTTTCCTCTAGAATAAAGAATGACAATCCTCCGTTGATTTTTGAAGAAGGCTTGCAATCGCGCGATCTCGTTTCTGTTCACGACATCGTGGAGGCAAACCTATTAGCAATGGAAAACGCAACTGCAAATTATGAAGCATTCAATGTGGGAACGGGGAACCCAACGAATATTTTAGATATTGCGCAAGTACTTTTAGGTTTGTATAACAAGGATAAAGTGCTGGAACCAGAAATAACACAAAAATACCGAGCGGGTGATATACGACATTGTTTTGCGGACATTACGAAGCTCACGAAAAAGCTGGGCTACAAGCCAACGGTCGATTTTGAAACGGGAATGCAAGAATTTGTGAAATGGGGCGAGCGAGAAGAAGCAGAGGATAAGTTCAAGGTGGCGCATAAGGAACTCTTGAAAAGGGGGTTGGTGGAAAGATGA
- a CDS encoding SDR family oxidoreductase, translating to METKEIEEIHKDLGTISEDIEGKRVLVTGGAGFLGSWISETLVEEGASVICLDNLVSGLKVNISHLLDKDNFRFVQHDIAQPIFFDEPLDIVMHLASRASPFEFEQYPIQILKANTLGIWIALGIAKKHGARFLYTSTSEIYGAPPETEIPTSEEYRGNVNPIGPRSCYDEAKRCGESYVIAYRMQHGLDTRIARIFNTYGPRMRAEGVYGRVIPRFIEQALGDKPLTIFGDGTQTRSFCYVTDQVEGLLRLAFLDDAEGAIVNIGSEEEMTILDLASVIKELTESSSELHFYPLPKDDPPRRKPNISKAKEILRWEPKIELRDGLERTIRYFK from the coding sequence ATGGAGACAAAAGAGATCGAAGAAATACATAAAGATCTCGGCACTATAAGCGAAGATATTGAAGGCAAGCGCGTCTTGGTTACCGGAGGAGCAGGCTTTTTAGGCTCCTGGATTTCTGAAACGCTTGTAGAGGAGGGAGCGAGCGTCATTTGTCTGGACAATCTCGTCAGCGGCTTGAAAGTCAATATATCACATCTGCTGGACAAGGATAATTTCAGGTTCGTCCAGCATGACATCGCACAACCTATTTTCTTCGATGAACCACTGGACATCGTCATGCATCTTGCAAGTAGGGCGTCTCCTTTTGAGTTCGAGCAATACCCTATCCAGATTTTAAAGGCGAACACCCTGGGAATATGGATCGCTCTGGGTATAGCGAAGAAGCATGGAGCACGGTTCCTTTACACTTCGACATCCGAGATCTATGGTGCGCCTCCAGAGACAGAGATACCGACGTCAGAAGAGTATCGCGGCAATGTAAATCCAATAGGGCCGAGAAGCTGCTACGATGAGGCAAAACGCTGTGGAGAATCGTATGTGATTGCATACAGGATGCAGCATGGTTTAGATACACGAATAGCACGAATCTTTAATACCTACGGCCCGAGGATGAGGGCAGAGGGAGTTTACGGGCGGGTCATTCCCCGATTCATCGAGCAGGCATTGGGCGATAAGCCGCTTACTATTTTCGGGGACGGAACACAAACACGGAGCTTCTGTTACGTTACCGATCAGGTAGAGGGGCTGCTCAGACTTGCGTTCTTAGACGATGCAGAAGGGGCGATCGTAAACATCGGGAGCGAAGAAGAGATGACCATTTTAGACCTTGCGAGCGTGATAAAAGAGCTCACAGAATCGTCTTCGGAGCTGCACTTCTATCCGTTGCCAAAAGACGACCCGCCGCGAAGGAAACCCAACATATCAAAAGCAAAAGAGATTTTACGTTGGGAGCCCAAGATAGAATTGAGGGACGGGTTAGAACGGACGATCCGGTATTTTAAATAA
- a CDS encoding UDP-glucose/GDP-mannose dehydrogenase family protein yields the protein MKISIIGCGYVGTVTGAGFAELGNEVLFVDIDEEKINTLNSARSPIFELGLEELIVKNKGRLHATVDYRELEYSDITFICVGTPSKADGSIDLKYIKSAAEDIGKVLEKKTNFHVVVVKSTVVPGTTEEVVRPIIESVSHKKAGDDFGLAMNPEFLREGSAVEDFFKPDRIVFGVEDERSKRTLEELYQPFSGPKLSTGIKTAEMIKYVSNSFLATKISFANEIGNICKRLGIDAYDVFKGVGLDGRINPSFFRAGIGFGGSCFPKDVRALIAKAEELGETPQILKAVITANDEQPLRLVTVLKKHIPELKGRKIGVLGLTFKPDTDDIRESRAVPIIERLIEEEAHVVVYDPKAMDAFKKRYPQMECASPEAVLDTDAVLIVTEWREFESLNYTGKIVIDGRRVEKAKKEAAIYEGVCW from the coding sequence ATGAAAATCAGCATAATCGGGTGCGGCTATGTTGGCACCGTAACAGGAGCAGGTTTTGCCGAACTGGGGAATGAGGTACTTTTCGTTGATATCGATGAGGAGAAGATTAATACCCTAAACTCGGCAAGATCGCCGATATTCGAGCTAGGTTTGGAGGAACTCATTGTGAAAAACAAAGGGAGACTTCACGCAACCGTGGATTACAGAGAACTCGAATATAGCGATATCACCTTTATATGCGTGGGCACGCCCTCGAAGGCTGACGGGTCGATTGATCTCAAATATATCAAATCTGCGGCGGAAGATATAGGCAAGGTTCTCGAAAAGAAGACAAACTTCCATGTGGTGGTCGTCAAGAGCACCGTTGTACCGGGAACGACAGAAGAAGTCGTAAGACCGATAATCGAAAGCGTATCACATAAAAAAGCAGGCGATGATTTTGGGCTCGCAATGAATCCCGAATTCCTCAGGGAAGGCAGTGCAGTTGAAGATTTCTTCAAACCCGATAGAATCGTTTTTGGTGTGGAAGATGAGCGCTCAAAACGGACTCTGGAAGAGCTCTATCAACCTTTTAGCGGTCCTAAGCTGAGTACTGGCATAAAGACGGCCGAGATGATCAAATACGTCAGTAATTCGTTCCTTGCTACCAAAATTAGCTTTGCAAACGAGATAGGTAATATCTGCAAGAGATTGGGAATAGATGCCTACGACGTATTCAAGGGAGTGGGGCTTGATGGCAGGATAAATCCGTCATTTTTCAGAGCGGGCATCGGATTCGGGGGTTCTTGTTTTCCTAAAGATGTCAGAGCCTTGATAGCGAAAGCAGAAGAGCTAGGCGAAACGCCACAGATTCTGAAAGCGGTGATTACCGCGAACGATGAACAGCCTTTAAGATTGGTCACGGTCCTCAAAAAGCATATTCCTGAGTTAAAAGGGCGGAAGATAGGTGTTTTAGGCTTAACGTTCAAGCCAGATACGGACGATATTCGCGAAAGCAGAGCGGTTCCGATTATCGAGCGATTGATTGAAGAAGAGGCTCATGTGGTGGTTTATGACCCCAAAGCGATGGATGCCTTCAAAAAGCGGTATCCTCAGATGGAGTGCGCTTCACCCGAGGCGGTGCTCGACACCGACGCCGTGTTGATTGTGACGGAATGGCGCGAGTTCGAGAGTTTAAACTATACGGGTAAGATCGTGATAGATGGAAGAAGGGTTGAGAAAGCCAAGAAAGAGGCTGCGATTTATGAGGGGGTGTGTTGGTGA
- the galU gene encoding UTP--glucose-1-phosphate uridylyltransferase GalU translates to MMRIKKAVIPAAGLGTRFLPATKAQPKEMLPVVDKPVIQYVVEEAIASGITDILIVTGKGKRAIEDHFGKSELNNKFLDEIDELMKGVNLFYTRQKEPRGLGDAVYHAKSFVGDEAFALLLGDTITIPACTAELIEKYEEFKAAIIAVEEVPKEKLSSYGIIKGKEIEGDTYLVEDLVEKPSPEEAPSNLGILGRYILTPAIFDALEQTPPGKGNEIQLTDALRLTSEKIYAYVYGGRRYDIGNKLDWIKSNIELSLGDERFKEALKSFIAGIH, encoded by the coding sequence GTGATGAGGATAAAAAAGGCGGTTATCCCGGCAGCGGGTTTAGGAACACGATTTTTACCCGCAACGAAAGCACAGCCCAAGGAGATGCTTCCTGTCGTTGATAAGCCCGTTATACAATACGTGGTGGAAGAAGCGATAGCGTCAGGGATAACTGATATCCTGATTGTAACGGGGAAGGGTAAAAGGGCGATAGAGGATCATTTTGGTAAAAGCGAACTGAACAACAAGTTTTTAGACGAGATCGACGAGCTGATGAAAGGAGTCAATCTCTTTTATACGCGGCAGAAGGAGCCTCGTGGGCTGGGAGATGCGGTTTACCACGCGAAGAGTTTTGTAGGTGACGAGGCGTTTGCTCTGCTTTTAGGCGATACGATTACAATCCCCGCGTGTACCGCGGAGTTAATCGAGAAATACGAGGAATTTAAGGCTGCGATTATTGCTGTTGAAGAGGTGCCAAAAGAGAAACTGAGCAGCTATGGGATAATAAAAGGAAAGGAGATTGAGGGAGATACGTACCTCGTTGAGGATTTAGTGGAGAAACCTTCGCCCGAAGAGGCGCCCTCAAATTTGGGAATCCTGGGTAGGTATATCTTGACCCCCGCGATTTTTGATGCACTTGAGCAGACGCCGCCAGGGAAAGGGAATGAAATCCAACTTACCGATGCGTTACGTCTCACGAGCGAGAAGATATACGCTTACGTCTACGGGGGCAGGAGATATGACATCGGGAACAAGCTTGACTGGATAAAGTCGAATATTGAACTTTCTTTAGGAGATGAACGATTTAAAGAAGCGCTCAAAAGTTTCATTGCAGGCATTCATTAA
- a CDS encoding glycosyltransferase family 2 protein: MRLKTSLIIPAYNEEKGLPLVIDEYSDKVDEIIVVDDGSSDRTFEVAASYDDVKLYKHETNRGKVAALRTGVEHATGDIVIFTDADYTYPAKYVPDCIAEIEKGADLVLGSRLRDVRNMPLLNKLGNHIFSFLAAYISCMTITDSQTGFRAFRREMFDKLNVNAKSLEFETKMTVRAAKHGYKIVEIPIEYRERVGKSKLRPIRDGYKMFAALLSVAFSETSLLAKMIMLPSFFFIVVGLITGSIAVYEQITFGGLTHEYYPLLTTFLILIAIQLISIGLIIDYLTKKLDRIEERLLK; this comes from the coding sequence ATGAGATTAAAAACATCGCTGATAATTCCGGCGTATAATGAAGAGAAGGGGTTACCCTTAGTCATTGATGAATATTCGGATAAAGTTGACGAGATAATCGTCGTTGATGACGGCTCTTCAGATCGGACCTTTGAGGTGGCAGCGAGCTATGATGACGTTAAATTGTACAAACACGAGACGAACAGAGGGAAAGTTGCTGCATTACGAACAGGTGTCGAACACGCAACGGGCGACATTGTTATCTTCACCGATGCTGATTACACTTATCCGGCGAAATATGTACCCGATTGTATAGCGGAGATTGAAAAGGGCGCGGATTTAGTCCTGGGCTCGCGGCTCAGAGATGTGCGGAACATGCCGTTGTTAAATAAACTGGGAAATCACATCTTCTCCTTTCTCGCTGCGTATATAAGTTGTATGACGATCACCGATAGCCAGACGGGATTCAGAGCATTCAGGCGGGAGATGTTTGACAAATTGAACGTCAATGCGAAGAGTTTAGAATTCGAGACGAAGATGACGGTGCGAGCGGCGAAGCACGGCTATAAAATCGTCGAAATTCCCATTGAGTACCGGGAACGCGTGGGGAAATCAAAATTACGACCAATCCGGGACGGCTACAAAATGTTCGCGGCGTTGCTATCCGTGGCATTTTCTGAGACCTCACTGCTCGCAAAGATGATTATGCTCCCTTCGTTCTTTTTTATTGTGGTAGGATTGATAACGGGTTCAATCGCCGTTTACGAACAAATCACGTTCGGCGGATTAACGCACGAGTATTACCCCCTTCTTACGACCTTTCTCATTTTGATCGCCATACAACTCATCTCTATCGGGCTCATTATCGATTATCTGACGAAGAAATTGGACAGGATCGAAGAGAGGCTATTAAAATAA